The Littorina saxatilis isolate snail1 linkage group LG1, US_GU_Lsax_2.0, whole genome shotgun sequence nucleotide sequence agtcattcatgttcagtgtctgagctatcaatcactttgattctaaatttgaaattgttttgtgagtacagtgtaatcagtttaactttattcagtgatcggttgagcaatggttcaagcagtcgacgcaagggaagactttgacacatgtattcaaacttctcaaattcccatgatatgtcgatctcgggacgagtttaaagatttcgtcataagcgtgagtaaattacagacattatgcatgcttgggaatccaaaaagtgctcgttataagcataaattcgttacaaagaattcgttttaagcatttttttaaagcatgaagaaagaggtattcagttgggaacttaaaactaatacgttataagtcaaaattcgtaactagcgtgttcgttttaagtgggttcgactgtatattCATGTTAACATGGGATCTTTactgtgcgcatgcgtgcacacagggTTGTTCGAACACAGAGGatagagtctgcacaaagttgcaTGACTCGGGGAAATACATCCCTTACCAAACATGCATGGGGGTCAAACCCACGCCCatatagcgacaactggtttcagGCCAGTGCTTACTCGTTTGACATAAGTGagtacaggtgtgtgtgtgtgcatgcaagtatgtgtgtgtatgtggcaaACATGTATATGTGTTCACATACAAGCATGCATTTATGTGTACTTAATAAATGTTCGTGTATTTACCTCCACCTTCTCTCTGTGGCTTCAAGACATACTTTTCAGGCGAACTGATTGCCAGTTTCACTGCGTCATCTCCTTCTGTACCCTGCACAAAATTACGCATTACACAATAGTTCACCTTGACATGAGTAATGATAACAAGTATGACTGGTTCTTGCTGCTTTAACACAAAAGACTTGATTTAATTCACAACTGCACTGTATTCTACTAAACCAACAACCCTTTATATCTGAACCGTTTCTAAGATCAAGAAGTAAACTCCAAAATGTTAGCAAATATTGTACGAGTTAACGTTTGAACATTTGTGCCCTATACCTGGCAGCAAGATTTATGCCATTATTCATGCcattataaacacacacaacaataaaagcaagaacaaccaaccaaccaatacAGAAAAAACTTCAACAAACCATGTCCAGACTGTAGAGTCCAGCGAAAGTGTCTCTGATACTTTTCACAGCTTTAGGGTCTTCGACAAAACCCTCCACCGCACCAGACCTGGCCAGTTCCTGCTGGACTTTCTTGCAGCCGCTCAGCTGTGACCGCACTGTGGGACACTTGACCGCCCTTGACCGCTCCATCATCAGTCTGGCTGACCACTCCTGGAATAAAATAAGTGCCAAAGGTCAAAAGCAAAGACAAAAGTTTGCAATCTGTCATGTACATTACAAGTTTAACAGCTAGTGTCATAGCAGCCACAAGCTTAAAGATATTGTCCTTCCCGCATACATTACCATgttcaccaccacagatctgaaGACTTTATTCACATGGAATATATAAGTACATCCATTCACTTtgacacataaaaaaaatcaatagtGCGACGGCATACATTGCGGAGTGGGAATTTTTAGCTACATTAATTTAGCATACTGAACAGGTCATTTGCAAACTAATTCAATGAGGAACTCCCACTCTGTACTGGAAACATGCAGCCAGGAAGTTGATTTTTAGGTATGTGTTTAAGTTGAAGAATGCTCTTATCCCGTATAATTGACGTATGCAGggatggcctagtggataaggcACCGGCCTCCCATACGTAAGGTTGAGTTGCATTACAAATGGGCCTGTTAATGTATACaagggggcggggatgtagctcagtcggtagcgcgctggatttgtatccagttggccgctgtcagcgtgaattcgtccccatgttcggcgagagatttatttctcagagtcaactttgtgtgcagactctcctcggtgtccgaacaccccccgtgtgtacacgcaagcacaagaccaagtgcgcacgaaaaagatcctgtaatccatgtcagagtttggtggattatagaaacacgaaaatacccagcatgcttcctccgaaagcggcgtatggctgcctaaatggtggggtaaaaacggtcatacacgtaaaagccgtgggagtttcagcccatgaacgaacaaacaaacaaacaatgtataCAAGGGACAAATCaagtaatcagatgatcaagtACAAAACTGACTTTATCTGAAGTGTACGAGTCCTCCCCATAACCAGTCCTCAGGTAGACCACAGCCACCTCTGACTTATCTCTGAAAGAAATTAATATGTGTGACTTTAATTTGcatttatttcaacaacaaattaTCAATTTCATTCTGCTACATCAAAACTCGACTCTTACGTTATTTCACCAATCTTTGTTAATGCACATTATTTTATCTAATGTAGTTTTTGACAAGCAATGAAACTAGATTGTATTCAAGAAGAAAAGGTAAACATGGGCAGAAAACTTGCAGAAGCATAACAAAATAAACTGGTAGCTGCTACTTAGAAAAAACATTGTGATTGCATCTTTAAGAAACCTCACATTCACAGCCATAGATATATGATTGTTTCACGTGCATCATAAATATTCCTGAGAAACGTACATCATTGACTTGCTCATATCAAAGTATCCAGGCATCCAACTTCTATTATCTTTCAgtaaaaagagaagaaattaAATTTCTTACAGAATAAACTTCTTGTCGTCTGACAAAGATCCTTTGGCATGAACATCTAGAAGTGTACCGCGTATCACCCGAATTTTGCTGTTCTGCTGATGAACCTTGAACTCCAGCCATCGCTGATCGATGATATTGCTCTCAATACCGGAAACCAAGAAAAGGATGACAGCACTGAAAATAAAATAGCAacatttgaataatgaatggCATATTGGACACTAGTCTGTCAGATCAGCCCAAAACTTTCATGATTCATATTAACAATAATCAATAATAATTCAAGCATTCCTAATCCAAGCTGACAATTAGTAACAATTTTATAAGTcacaatgacaatgatgatgtGTATCATAAcaatgataaaaacaaggatGATGACAATATCTTTCTCCATTCAGCTAATggctatacagtggaaccccccttttaagacccccaatttaagacttacctcccttttaagaccctgttttctcagtctttcttctCATAAACTCAGTAAACTaaccccaattttaagactccctcctttataagaccggattttgtcagatttgtggaggcCTTACAAGGGGACTGAAGATCTCTGTTAGTATGACAGTGTGGCactacagtttgtttgtttgtttgcttaacgcccagccgaccacgaagggccatatcagggcggtgctgctttgacatataacgtgcgccacacacaagacagaagtcgcagcacaggcttcatgtctcacccagtcacattgttctgacaccggaccacccagtcctagcactaaccccataatgccagacgccaggcggagcagccactagaatgccaattttaaagtcttaggtatgacccggcccgggttcgaacccacgacctcccgatcacggggcggacgccttaccactaggccaaccgtgccggtatggcactacagtggtacctgctatAAAAGGACACACCTGGGAccagatttcttcttcttcagcgttcgacagTTGTGTCCCTCAggcaaaagtgtccctacatttaGCTGGCCTGTCATAACaggtatacatgtattttggtcAAAATAATAGATAAAAGGacaacattgtgtccttcatTGGGGCCTCACATCAGAGATACTACTGTACTAACGATCTTGAAATGTAGACAGTTACACTTACTCTGGGTTTCCGTAGAGTTCCCAGGCTTTGACCATTCCTGCTGCAAAGCCTCTGGCAGGATCATTGTCTGGCATCTGAAACGAGGGAAAAAGTAAGGGGTGTGGAAAAAGTGCTGACTGCAACCATTGGCACAATCTCATCACAAGTGTCTTTAAAACTACACTCCGCTTTGCCATTAGTATAATATTTGGCATTTTGTCTGACACAGTAGTTTCATCAGGGACTAAAGTGCGTGAAAATTGCAACTTctagtgggtttttttagaCAAAGTGTTTGTAATGAAAGAAAATGTGGCTTAAAACTAATAACAGAGTTATACCTAACTGACTGATTATTGCTTTCTATTCAGGTAGTATGCTCACTTGTTACACCTAAGAAGAGATCACCAAAGCATGGTGAAAAGATGGTGGTAATAAGGAACTCACCTCACTGGAAGTATATGGTTTTCCTGCCAGGTCCAAGGTGTACCTGCAGAAATTGTAATAACAATGAAGTCAGCAGGAACAGAAAATAACATCAATCTCTCAGGTGTTGAGCATATCTATGACAACATACTTGTTACTTcttaaaaacaataaaatgcTCCCCTTTGTGAACACATGCACAGaagcatacatgcacacacacacacacacatgcatgcacactagccatgcacgcacacacacacgcacacacacacacacacacacacacacacacacacacacatacacacacacacacactgatactgACGATGTACgtttacacaaacaaacataatatcaaaaacatcttccctCTTTCAGAAACCGAACTGTAGCAAATACAATGTAGCTACATACCTGTGCAGGTGTGTTGCTGCTCCTATAAGGCCTCCAAAGCTAGCTGCTATCGTGTTGAATTCAATCTGTCTGAGCTGTAAGGCACTGGATGGGGGGATCCCAGCAGACGTTATGTTCTTCTTGTCTGAAGTGTTCATCATGAAATCGTTGCGAAACAGGTCAAGGCTGATGGGCTGAAATGGGGATGTGGTAGGTAAGAAAGTTGTTGTAGGTTGGGGCGGGGAGAGGAGTGtggttgtgtggttgtgtgtgtgtgtgtgtatgtgtgtgtgtgtgtgtgtgtgtgtgtgtgtgtgtgtgtgatggtgtgggtgtgtgtgtgtgagaccgGAAAGGCTAAAAgactgatagagagagagagagagagagagagagagagagagagagtaagaaagagacATTAAACagggtgtgtatgtctgtgaatGCCTGCGTCTGCGAGCATGCTGCAAACTACActtctggttttttttaaaagcgaCAGAAATGTATACTCAAAATTTCACAATGTGAAAATGCACAGTGACaatcatcatgatcatgattTTACTGCCATCACCCAATTTCAAGCTTATGTGACCAATGTGGAATCATGTACAGACTGACTTTATGAGTGGACCTTACAAACAGTCTATCAATGCCTTCGTTACAGACAAGAAAACAGCTATAAGAGGTTACTCACATATAACCTTACTTCACCTTTGATTTGCATGCCTTTATAGCTCCAAAGGTGTATCCTGTGTTGTTTTCCACCAAGTTACATATTGAACTGTTTTACATGTCAAGACTTAGGTATTTGTAACAATAACCTGTGCCATTCCCTCCTCCCTGACTTGATTGTAGATGTCCCAAAGACCTCTCACAAATGGGTCCACTTTGATGACACTgcaaatcaaaataaaatgaaattaaaaaaaccagaTACATTTTCTGGTCCAGATTAGAATACAAAGATCGCAGAATACCTTCAAAGGGCATCTGGAATGCATTACTGCCGAACACCATATacaaaacaagaattaaaaactGCAATATCTTCTGTGTGTTTTCACCTCTTGTTTCTGTCAACAGATAATTCACAGCATGCAAATAAAGAAAACTGTATTGCCGCAGATTTTATCAGGTGGCTAATTTCTGGACTGACATGTTTAAATTCTAATGCTTCAAAAATTAAGCTTAAACGGCCTTTCCAGTAAGTTACTGAAAATCTATTTTCTTTTAGAAAACCTCCATCCCATCTTCACCCCTCTTCACAGTTCACCTCACCCTGAATAACACGTAATAAACCCAATCAATGATTATAGAGACTTAATGTACATGCCTTTTCAAAGCCCGTTCCAAGAAGTCATGGTCCTGGGCCACTCTGTACATGAGGGTGTTGAAGTCTTTCATGCAAGTAACGGCCTGTTGGAAGATCTGCTTTGGAACGACGCTTGGGAACAGTGAAAAGGGAGCGCACTGCGCCTGGCTCTGACCTGCTGAGCTGGCGTCTGGTTTAAAAACCATTCCTGACAAAAGGATAAAGAGAGACTTTAACAAAAATCAAAGGCAGGTATGCATACACACTTCCTCTCTAAACAAGGAATTCTCAGGCACGATATGAGACACAGATTAGATCTGAATCACTTTTGATATTTTCTCCTATATTTCTTTTACTAAAAATCTTCTGTGTTCCTGAGCTTTTCACTCTTAGGGTCACCTTATGGTTTTGCAGGAATTTTCACACAAGGGCGATACGATTCTGTCTGCTTAGTCTGAACTGGATGTTGACTTTGGGAACACAGAAAAATCTCCTCCATATCTGGGCCTTAAACCCACACCGATAGCAAGAAACTGGTTACAAAGCCTGGACACTACGCACTGAGCTACGGACCCAGCCTACTCCAGATAATTTGAATAGTAATCCATGTACAGTACTGTACTGCTGCTCCTGACATTCTTCTTTAAACGGCATTACCTTTCAATTTTCCCCCCACATTAATTTACTAAACAAATGCAATTCTGTTGTAGCATCACAACTACCACCTCTACAAATCATTCATGTGCTCATTGTATTTATCATTATTCGTCCCATCATAATGTTTCACATAGAATCAGAATACAGCTCCTGCACCAAAGAATGTCGAGCTAAAATGAACATACAGGAATTTCAGGAATTTTACGCCGCTTGGAACCTTGAGTATAGTTCCCAGACTTAAAAGACATTAGGTCAGTGGGACCTGGATTGAAAGAATATTTACAGTGTAGATCCAACTATTCTAACTGTGTGCATTTACTATTTAGTATGAAAATTGATGGTCAGAAGACCTTTTTGTAACAAACTATTGAATGGTCGACCAACCATGCAGGGTCAAGTCAATATATGTGTCAGATAACAAAATATGCATCATTGACAGAAGACCgaggcctgagaacaacacAGAGTATGTCATATCACATACAGTTGTATATATGGCAGTGATCTCAAGAATCataccccaccccaacccctcccccAAAAAGTTAAAACATTATTGAGCTTACGAAAAAGTTACGGCAATATCCAGATTTAGCCCAGTGTGAGCTTcctcataatttttttttcatttttcattttcattactttattgtcccatcgctgggaaattcggatcgcttcctcccagtggaaagctagcagcaacggagtcgcgctacccaggtgtctgcgtgtttaggtgtattcagccacctgcacttatggcagaatgaccaaggtcttttacgtgccattgtgatgacacgggggtgaaacatggcttccgtctctgggtctgcacataaagttgacccgtgtccgtcccggcccgaattcgaacctgcgaccttccgatcacaagtccagtgctctaccatctgagctaccgggccccgaTTAACCCTGTAAGAATCTCAAAATGTGTACTCTTTGTAGTGACATCATTTCTATGGGGCTGTATCTGGAATATAAGCCCAATCCACAACTGCAAGGTCATGACTCTTAAAAAGTAAAGGTAGTCCCAGAACCATTTTTGGTCGTAGGGGAGggagatgttagagatctcagttttatgagggcggtgcccatcttctctctcgctgtctttgCCGTCCCCGGCCCTGAATAGCGACAGATATCCGTTTCTAGCAAGGTTGATTGGAC carries:
- the LOC138969012 gene encoding glutathione synthetase-like, which translates into the protein MATCLCNHPQDTDEIQHILEVARDWALTNGMVFKPDASSAGQSQAQCAPFSLFPSVVPKQIFQQAVTCMKDFNTLMYRVAQDHDFLERALKSVIKVDPFVRGLWDIYNQVREEGMAQPISLDLFRNDFMMNTSDKKNITSAGIPPSSALQLRQIEFNTIAASFGGLIGAATHLHRYTLDLAGKPYTSSEMPDNDPARGFAAGMVKAWELYGNPDAVILFLVSGIESNIIDQRWLEFKVHQQNSKIRVIRGTLLDVHAKGSLSDDKKFILDKSEVAVVYLRTGYGEDSYTSDKEWSARLMMERSRAVKCPTVRSQLSGCKKVQQELARSGAVEGFVEDPKAVKSIRDTFAGLYSLDMGTEGDDAVKLAISSPEKYVLKPQREGGGHNIYGEEMKKLLEEMGSTKEREKFILMERIFPLPEKNYLIKSGIPLTLVDTVSEMGIYGVHIGDGDKEHLNNQCGHMLRTKMEGTDEGGIVVGFAVLDTPYIVDV